A window of the Anoplolepis gracilipes chromosome 11, ASM4749672v1, whole genome shotgun sequence genome harbors these coding sequences:
- the LOC140670865 gene encoding uncharacterized protein isoform X1, with product MLKIFKCFQCNSVFDRPSQLNYHYRSKHLGEKSHICQICEKGFFRKADLRMHLNIHLGTNFYICEVCGKKFNHISNLIRHCRIHTGIKPYACPICDKRFTQISSLAKHKQIHTPKDFTQQYCNTSLINNKSQAKNTLNNDKTISDDIKDKSQKILCTEQKCVSQNTARDIQHNEIIFEYNTDMSNKTCLSLGTVHVGSSKPDHFSEIEERLKSINLSTNKTVVSNSAQDRTYNEQIQSKDIGYQLSKNNFTFLSRDREPNADSDIHNDENILRLNDSNTYTIQETCKETSTNDIKNSSNVETNLQICNFSEVSTNKKFLPKQICKEIIIENRKGNKLLNDDNQLYLGFSDSGMLKLNESRYCHNTDFANVNVNHTIKSQHSESIIANDALYTLVANEDQNNLLQHNETFNNSNNIALNNEEPMLRLVQTETGEQFYEYIINNLTEKQNVSCGKNLENATEEAANAFGDCEKINSNLKESNRKSDHIQHQQSLDALNINNEFNYTQLESQGGEKNFSVLCHGEHFQQNLQQAYNFENLELLESHTDFDKYVETGFEAFERLNYENCERFLELEVSDIGVECSTYKEPSMIRLIQNDGEQLLELLQDSQIIEENQNFIQANINKDCLNVLEDSNKITDCSKSKSDFFTYVENNIPLDENISSNQAMENKEKYSDNSTQHLYKDTITNESVSKENCVKTSEEPKKLKITLKNFHCSVCNKTFSTAYNYKQHIGIHFTDQQKFHCKDCGISFAWKSTLNKHIVNNHSLDGPQKFVCDICPKVYSTLSQVNEHVKRDHLKQRDHVCQTCGKTFFKRFDLKIHSRTHTNERPYVCNVCSKRFHHQSHFIRHMRIHLDIKPYACVYCPKKFTQLSSLKVHQQKHQVPMDFTDYQIDEDDPIGTGDIMK from the exons ATGCTGAAAATTTTCAAGTGTTTTCAATGTAACTCGGTCTTTGATCGTCCTTCGCAATTGAATTATCATTATCGAAGTAAACATCTGGGAGAAAAGTCTCACATATGCCAAATATGTGAGAAAGGATTTTTTCGTAAAGCAGACTTGCGTATGCACTTGAATATTCATTTAGGtacgaatttttatatttgcgaaGTCTGTGGAAAAAAGTTCAATCACATATCGAATCTTATAAGACACTGTAGAATACATACag GAATTAAGCCATACGCATGTCCAATTTGTGATAAGCGTTTCACACAAATTTCTTCGCTAGCAAAGCACAAACAAATACATACACCAAAGGACTTTACACAGCAGTATTGTAATACTAGTCTTATCAACAATAAATCACAAGCTAAGAATACATTGAATAACGACAAg ACAATAAGTGATgacataaaagataaaagtcaAAAGATACTTTGTACAGAACAAAAATGTGTCAGCCAGAATACTGCTAGAGATATACAACATAATGAGataattttcgaatataataCTGATATGAGTAACAAAACTTGTTTATCCTTGGGAACTGTTCATGTTGGATCTAGTAAGCCG GACCATTTTTCTGAGATTGAAGAAAGACTTAAATCTATTAACTTATCCACGAATAAAACTGTTGTTTCAAATTCTGCTCAAGATAGAACGTATAATGAACAGATACAATCCAAAGACATAGGCTATCAATTatctaaaaacaattttacttttctatcTCGAGATAGAGAACCAAATGCTGACTCAGACATTcataatgatgaaaatattttgagattgAATGACTCAAACACATATACAATCCAAGAAACTTGTAAAGAGACTTCCACAAATGATATAAAGAATTCATCAAATGTGGAAACAAATTTGCAAATCTGTAATTTTAGTGAAGtttcaacaaataaaaaatttttacctaAACAAATAtgcaaagaaattattattgaaaatagaaaaggcaataaattattaaatgatgaTAATCAATTGTACTTGGGATTTTCTGACTCGGGAAtgttgaaattaaatgaatcaCGATATTGCCATAACACAGATTTTGCCAATGTTAATGTTAATCATACAATAAAATCCCAACATTCTGAGAGTATTATTGCTAATGATGCATTATACACTCTTGTTGCTAACGAggatcaaaataatttattacagcaCAATGAGACTttcaataattcaaataatatagcGTTAAATAATGAAGAGCCAATGTTGCGTTTAGTACAGACAGAAACTGGTGaacaattttatgaatatataataaataatttaacagaaaaacaaaatgtttcaTGTGGAAAAAATTTGGAGAATGCAACAGAGGAAGCTGCAAACGCTTTTGGagattgtgaaaaaataaattcaaatttgaaagaaaGTAATAGGAAAAGTGATCACATACAACATCAACAAAGTTTGGACGctcttaatataaataacgaatTTAACTATACGCAGCTTGAATCTCAAGGAGGGGAGAAGAATTTCTCTGTTCTATGTCATGGCGAACATTTCCAACAAAATTTACAACAAGcttacaattttgaaaatttggaATTATTGGAGTCGCATACGGATTTTGACAAATATGTTGAAACAGGCTTTGAAGCATTTGAAAGACTGAATTACGAAAATTGTGAGAGATTTTTAGAATTGGAAGTTTCCGATATCGGTGTAGAATGTTCAACGTATAAAGAACCTTCGATGATACGTTTAATTCAAAATGATGGTGAACAGCTATTGGAACTGTTACAGGATTCTCAAATTATCgaagaaaatcaaaatttcatacaagctaatattaacaaagattgTTTAAACGTTTTGGaagatagtaataaaataacagattGTTCCAAAAGTAAATCAgacttttttacatatgtcgaaaataatattccattaGATGAAAATATTAGTAGTAATCAAGCCatggaaaataaagaaaagtattCGGACAATAGCACACAGCATTTGTATAAAGACACAATTACCAATGAAAGTGTAAGTAAAGAGAATTGTGTCAAGACATCAGAAGAAccgaaaaaactgaaaatcaccttgaaaaattttcattgttCCGTTTGCAATAAAACATTCTCGACAGCGTACAATTACAAGCAGCATATCGGCATACATTTTACGGATCAGCAAAAATTTCACTGTAAGGATTGTGGAATATCGTTTGCATGGAAATCTACTCTGAACAAGCATATTGTGAACAATCATAGCTTGGATGGGCCGCAAAAGTTCGTTTGTGACATTTGTCCAAAAGTCTACAGCACTTTGTCACAAGTAAAT GAACATGTGAAAAGGGATCATTTGAAACAGCGCGATCATGTTTGCCAGACCTGCGGCAAGACTTTCTTCAAGAGATTTGACTTGAAGATTCACAGTAGAACACACACGAATGAACGTCCGTACGTGTGTAACGTTTGTAGCAAAAGGTTTCACCATCAGAGCCATTTTATTCGTCACATGCGCATACATTTGGATATTAAACCATATGCTTGCGTGTATTGTCCAAAGAAATTCACGCAACTCAGCTCGTTGAAGGTGCACCAGCAGAAGCATCAGGTTCCTATGGATTTCACGGATTATCAGATCGACGAGGACGATCCCATTGGTACCGGCGACATTATGAAATAA
- the LOC140670866 gene encoding uncharacterized protein isoform X1: MGNYITKLLFHTNENQKESNEQVKQQVATDNSTCTPLSEKKMLCDPRSVSAEISRTPIEQLATQDSMCTPKLSDKTVLCDPRSISAGIARTPIEAVMQENSTLPAKRVLCDPRSISIGILRTPIEVECTPTIVVKRAPSAIPEYLQTKKYLETDMDVVMPPLTPKKRFVPKRLDSGQGSESDGTQGYLTPIINEKKRPKSITPIDKERYTILGLDPRSPAADFDRTPILMPKSIALIKARQEALSRRDSYESEIYNPTNSHREISTSVNIPKIQLLSDTSEIPKTLDMEEQCESHVFCTSQQSDSDSSVIESEEEITIIKNPKCKNETEKSLISGKQTVATDEKKNEDTTKDNCKDIEHDMKTMHIKDDSIEVWYDSISSEENITGKEEEKNIVETLPKKKTAKEDIIIMFDDCTTTSTLPKPIKIEEDCQKKGDIGGRKKKTKIDATPISNEKKIFSLETKISGTETLKNRTPFGNRSNNDPVQIINSPQHLSRNKTVCTKTQQENTPPCKMNNAKTKNGRHWDPNTTVFI, translated from the exons ATGGGCAATTATATAACCAAATTGTTATTTCACACTAATGAAAACCAAAAAGAAAGCAATGAGCAAGTTAAGCAACAAGTGGCTACAGATAATAGTACGTGCACACCATTATCTGAGAAAAAGATGTTATGTGATCCACGTTCCGTTTCAGCAGAAATATCAAGAACTCCCATTGAG cAGTTAGCTACACAAGATAGTATGTGCACACCAAAACTTTCTGATAAAACAGTGCTGTGTGATCCACGTTCAATTTCAGCAGGAATTGCAAGAACCCCTATTGAG GCAGTTATGCAAGAGAACAGTACATTACCTGCAAAAAGGGTGCTATGTGATCCACGTTCAATTTCAATAGGAATTTTAAGAACTCCAATTGAG gtGGAGTGCACTCCAACTATAGTAGTTAAAAGAGCACCTAGTGCAATTCCAGAGTATTTACAAACaaagaaatatctcgaaaCTGACATGGACGTAGTGATGCCACCTCTAACACCGAAAAAACGTTTTGTACCCAAACGTTTAGATAGTGGTCAGGGATCAGAATCA GATGGAACACAAGGTTATTTAACGccaattattaatgaaaaaaagcgTCCAAAATCTATTACACCAATTGATAAGGAACGTTACACAATTTTGGGATTAGATCCTAGATCTCCAGCTGCAGATTTTGATAGAACACCTATTTTAATGCCGAAATCCATTGCATTAATAAAGGCGCGCCAGGAAGCTTTGAGTCGCAGGGACAGTTACGAATCAGAAATTTACAATCCAACAAATTCACACCGAGAAATTAGTACATCAGTTAATATTCCAAAAATACAATTGTTATCCGATACTTCGGAAATTCCGAAAACGTTAGATATGGAGGAACAGTGTGAATCACATGTATTCTGCACCTCTCAACAATCTGATTCTGATTCAAGTGTTATTGAAAGCGAGGaggaaattacaattattaagaacccaaaatgtaaaaatgagaCGGAAAAATCGTTGATATCAGGCAAACAGACAGTTGCAAccgatgagaaaaaaaatgaagatacAACCAAAGATAATTGCAAAGATATTGAACATGATATGAAAACGATGCATATAAAGGATGACAGTATTGAAGTATGGTATGATTCAATATCATCAGAGGAGAATATTACAGGTAAGGAGGAGGAGAAAAACATTGTAGAAACGTTACCTAAAAAGAAAACTGCTAaagaagatataattataatgtttgatGACTGTACCACAACTAGTACTTTACCAAAACcgataaaaatagaagaagaTTGTCAGAAAAAGGGAGATATTggaggaagaaaaaagaagaccAAAATAGATGCTACACCTatatcaaatgaaaaaaagattttcagtCTTGAGACCAAAATCTCTGGAACTGAAACGCTTAAG AATCGAACACCTTTTGGCAATCGGTCTAATAATGATCCAGTACAAATCATAAACTCACCGCAACACTTATCAAGAAACAAGACTGTGTGTACTAAAACACAGCAAGAGAATACACCACCATGTAAGATGAACAATGCAAAGACTAAAAATGGACGTCATTGGGATCCAAATActacagtttttatttaa
- the LOC140670865 gene encoding uncharacterized protein isoform X2 produces the protein MLKIFKCFQCNSVFDRPSQLNYHYRSKHLGEKSHICQICEKGFFRKADLRMHLNIHLGIKPYACPICDKRFTQISSLAKHKQIHTPKDFTQQYCNTSLINNKSQAKNTLNNDKTISDDIKDKSQKILCTEQKCVSQNTARDIQHNEIIFEYNTDMSNKTCLSLGTVHVGSSKPDHFSEIEERLKSINLSTNKTVVSNSAQDRTYNEQIQSKDIGYQLSKNNFTFLSRDREPNADSDIHNDENILRLNDSNTYTIQETCKETSTNDIKNSSNVETNLQICNFSEVSTNKKFLPKQICKEIIIENRKGNKLLNDDNQLYLGFSDSGMLKLNESRYCHNTDFANVNVNHTIKSQHSESIIANDALYTLVANEDQNNLLQHNETFNNSNNIALNNEEPMLRLVQTETGEQFYEYIINNLTEKQNVSCGKNLENATEEAANAFGDCEKINSNLKESNRKSDHIQHQQSLDALNINNEFNYTQLESQGGEKNFSVLCHGEHFQQNLQQAYNFENLELLESHTDFDKYVETGFEAFERLNYENCERFLELEVSDIGVECSTYKEPSMIRLIQNDGEQLLELLQDSQIIEENQNFIQANINKDCLNVLEDSNKITDCSKSKSDFFTYVENNIPLDENISSNQAMENKEKYSDNSTQHLYKDTITNESVSKENCVKTSEEPKKLKITLKNFHCSVCNKTFSTAYNYKQHIGIHFTDQQKFHCKDCGISFAWKSTLNKHIVNNHSLDGPQKFVCDICPKVYSTLSQVNEHVKRDHLKQRDHVCQTCGKTFFKRFDLKIHSRTHTNERPYVCNVCSKRFHHQSHFIRHMRIHLDIKPYACVYCPKKFTQLSSLKVHQQKHQVPMDFTDYQIDEDDPIGTGDIMK, from the exons ATGCTGAAAATTTTCAAGTGTTTTCAATGTAACTCGGTCTTTGATCGTCCTTCGCAATTGAATTATCATTATCGAAGTAAACATCTGGGAGAAAAGTCTCACATATGCCAAATATGTGAGAAAGGATTTTTTCGTAAAGCAGACTTGCGTATGCACTTGAATATTCATTTAG GAATTAAGCCATACGCATGTCCAATTTGTGATAAGCGTTTCACACAAATTTCTTCGCTAGCAAAGCACAAACAAATACATACACCAAAGGACTTTACACAGCAGTATTGTAATACTAGTCTTATCAACAATAAATCACAAGCTAAGAATACATTGAATAACGACAAg ACAATAAGTGATgacataaaagataaaagtcaAAAGATACTTTGTACAGAACAAAAATGTGTCAGCCAGAATACTGCTAGAGATATACAACATAATGAGataattttcgaatataataCTGATATGAGTAACAAAACTTGTTTATCCTTGGGAACTGTTCATGTTGGATCTAGTAAGCCG GACCATTTTTCTGAGATTGAAGAAAGACTTAAATCTATTAACTTATCCACGAATAAAACTGTTGTTTCAAATTCTGCTCAAGATAGAACGTATAATGAACAGATACAATCCAAAGACATAGGCTATCAATTatctaaaaacaattttacttttctatcTCGAGATAGAGAACCAAATGCTGACTCAGACATTcataatgatgaaaatattttgagattgAATGACTCAAACACATATACAATCCAAGAAACTTGTAAAGAGACTTCCACAAATGATATAAAGAATTCATCAAATGTGGAAACAAATTTGCAAATCTGTAATTTTAGTGAAGtttcaacaaataaaaaatttttacctaAACAAATAtgcaaagaaattattattgaaaatagaaaaggcaataaattattaaatgatgaTAATCAATTGTACTTGGGATTTTCTGACTCGGGAAtgttgaaattaaatgaatcaCGATATTGCCATAACACAGATTTTGCCAATGTTAATGTTAATCATACAATAAAATCCCAACATTCTGAGAGTATTATTGCTAATGATGCATTATACACTCTTGTTGCTAACGAggatcaaaataatttattacagcaCAATGAGACTttcaataattcaaataatatagcGTTAAATAATGAAGAGCCAATGTTGCGTTTAGTACAGACAGAAACTGGTGaacaattttatgaatatataataaataatttaacagaaaaacaaaatgtttcaTGTGGAAAAAATTTGGAGAATGCAACAGAGGAAGCTGCAAACGCTTTTGGagattgtgaaaaaataaattcaaatttgaaagaaaGTAATAGGAAAAGTGATCACATACAACATCAACAAAGTTTGGACGctcttaatataaataacgaatTTAACTATACGCAGCTTGAATCTCAAGGAGGGGAGAAGAATTTCTCTGTTCTATGTCATGGCGAACATTTCCAACAAAATTTACAACAAGcttacaattttgaaaatttggaATTATTGGAGTCGCATACGGATTTTGACAAATATGTTGAAACAGGCTTTGAAGCATTTGAAAGACTGAATTACGAAAATTGTGAGAGATTTTTAGAATTGGAAGTTTCCGATATCGGTGTAGAATGTTCAACGTATAAAGAACCTTCGATGATACGTTTAATTCAAAATGATGGTGAACAGCTATTGGAACTGTTACAGGATTCTCAAATTATCgaagaaaatcaaaatttcatacaagctaatattaacaaagattgTTTAAACGTTTTGGaagatagtaataaaataacagattGTTCCAAAAGTAAATCAgacttttttacatatgtcgaaaataatattccattaGATGAAAATATTAGTAGTAATCAAGCCatggaaaataaagaaaagtattCGGACAATAGCACACAGCATTTGTATAAAGACACAATTACCAATGAAAGTGTAAGTAAAGAGAATTGTGTCAAGACATCAGAAGAAccgaaaaaactgaaaatcaccttgaaaaattttcattgttCCGTTTGCAATAAAACATTCTCGACAGCGTACAATTACAAGCAGCATATCGGCATACATTTTACGGATCAGCAAAAATTTCACTGTAAGGATTGTGGAATATCGTTTGCATGGAAATCTACTCTGAACAAGCATATTGTGAACAATCATAGCTTGGATGGGCCGCAAAAGTTCGTTTGTGACATTTGTCCAAAAGTCTACAGCACTTTGTCACAAGTAAAT GAACATGTGAAAAGGGATCATTTGAAACAGCGCGATCATGTTTGCCAGACCTGCGGCAAGACTTTCTTCAAGAGATTTGACTTGAAGATTCACAGTAGAACACACACGAATGAACGTCCGTACGTGTGTAACGTTTGTAGCAAAAGGTTTCACCATCAGAGCCATTTTATTCGTCACATGCGCATACATTTGGATATTAAACCATATGCTTGCGTGTATTGTCCAAAGAAATTCACGCAACTCAGCTCGTTGAAGGTGCACCAGCAGAAGCATCAGGTTCCTATGGATTTCACGGATTATCAGATCGACGAGGACGATCCCATTGGTACCGGCGACATTATGAAATAA
- the LOC140670867 gene encoding uncharacterized protein: MAEEEKKAMITHMPHHVQQKLCQTRPLYRQGKRLTAVKVYTINDESQHLLICGVPKVQLGEEVRKLVYPFGNVKAIQLVTEYPSEEFTETYHVHYARIQSARVAKRLLDNKNYFGGVLHVFYVPELETVAETRAKLIQRRKEVAIQIKRNQQDLTKPAKFVPKEQYHRRKKNPALPLTKERLKHCYPGETLSSICNGIPQNIDPRPVSEPHLPINWNCNNSIASGSESLPAPYQPTEAVIQTGIQQPNRNPKLNMQKRKNYKGQYIDNYTKVKIVRPRLIDTRNIAKSNSVEKTNVFCNVKKVESGITVKLLEKPDITKKKIVIKDPNVTHLIQSSKDLQYSIQAAKSQIRAAMQKHDT; the protein is encoded by the exons ATGgcagaggaagaaaaaaaagctatGATTACGCACATGCCACATCACGTGCAACAAAAATTGTGTCAAACCCGACCGCTTTACAGACAAGGAAAAAGATTGACAGCAGTCAAG GTTTACACAATTAACGATGAATCGCAGCATTTGCTAATATGTGGAGTACCAAAAGTACAATTGGGGGAAGAAGTGAGGAAGCTTGTTTATCCTTTTGGAAATGTGAAAGCAATTCAATTGGTGACTGAATATCCTTCAGAGGAATTTACAGAAACGTATCATGTACATTACGCACGTATTCAAAGTGCAAG GGTAGCAAAACGATtgcttgataataaaaattattttggagGAGTTCTGCATGTTTTTTATGTCCCTGAGCTAGAAACTGTGGCAGAAACAAGGGCAAAACTTATACAACGCCGTAAAGAGGTAGCAATACAGATAAAAAGGAATCAGCAGGACTTAACAAAACCAGCAAAATTCGTTccaaa AGAACAGTATcatagaagaaagaaaaatcctGCTTTGCCCCTTACTAAAGAACGACTCAAACATTGCTATCCTGGAGAAACATTGTCATCTATTTGTAACGGAATACCTCAGAACATAGATCCACGACCTGTATCTGAACCTCATTTACCGATAAACTGGAATTGTAATAACAGCATCGCATCTGGATCAGAATCATTACCAGCACCATATCAACCGACTGAAGCAGTGATACAGACAGGGATTCAGCAGCCAAACAGAAATCCAAAATTAAACATGCAAAAGAGGAAAAATTACAAAGGCCAATATATCGATAACTATACGAAAGTTAAAATTGTTCGCCCGCGGTTGATAGATACCAGAAATATCGCGAAATCAAATTCCGTTGAGAAAACAAATGTgttttgtaatgtaaaaaaagtagaaagcGGAATTACCGTGAAGTTATTGGAAAAGCCtgatattacaaaaaagaagATAGTTATAAAAGATccaaa TGTAACGCATTTAATACAATCCAGCAAAGATCTTCAATATTCAATTCAAGCGGCGAAATCTCAAATTCGTGCAGCGATGCAGAAACATGAcacttaa
- the LOC140670866 gene encoding uncharacterized protein isoform X2, with the protein MGNYITKLLFHTNENQKESNEQVKQQVATDNSTCTPLSEKKMLCDPRSVSAEISRTPIELATQDSMCTPKLSDKTVLCDPRSISAGIARTPIEAVMQENSTLPAKRVLCDPRSISIGILRTPIEVECTPTIVVKRAPSAIPEYLQTKKYLETDMDVVMPPLTPKKRFVPKRLDSGQGSESDGTQGYLTPIINEKKRPKSITPIDKERYTILGLDPRSPAADFDRTPILMPKSIALIKARQEALSRRDSYESEIYNPTNSHREISTSVNIPKIQLLSDTSEIPKTLDMEEQCESHVFCTSQQSDSDSSVIESEEEITIIKNPKCKNETEKSLISGKQTVATDEKKNEDTTKDNCKDIEHDMKTMHIKDDSIEVWYDSISSEENITGKEEEKNIVETLPKKKTAKEDIIIMFDDCTTTSTLPKPIKIEEDCQKKGDIGGRKKKTKIDATPISNEKKIFSLETKISGTETLKNRTPFGNRSNNDPVQIINSPQHLSRNKTVCTKTQQENTPPCKMNNAKTKNGRHWDPNTTVFI; encoded by the exons ATGGGCAATTATATAACCAAATTGTTATTTCACACTAATGAAAACCAAAAAGAAAGCAATGAGCAAGTTAAGCAACAAGTGGCTACAGATAATAGTACGTGCACACCATTATCTGAGAAAAAGATGTTATGTGATCCACGTTCCGTTTCAGCAGAAATATCAAGAACTCCCATTGAG TTAGCTACACAAGATAGTATGTGCACACCAAAACTTTCTGATAAAACAGTGCTGTGTGATCCACGTTCAATTTCAGCAGGAATTGCAAGAACCCCTATTGAG GCAGTTATGCAAGAGAACAGTACATTACCTGCAAAAAGGGTGCTATGTGATCCACGTTCAATTTCAATAGGAATTTTAAGAACTCCAATTGAG gtGGAGTGCACTCCAACTATAGTAGTTAAAAGAGCACCTAGTGCAATTCCAGAGTATTTACAAACaaagaaatatctcgaaaCTGACATGGACGTAGTGATGCCACCTCTAACACCGAAAAAACGTTTTGTACCCAAACGTTTAGATAGTGGTCAGGGATCAGAATCA GATGGAACACAAGGTTATTTAACGccaattattaatgaaaaaaagcgTCCAAAATCTATTACACCAATTGATAAGGAACGTTACACAATTTTGGGATTAGATCCTAGATCTCCAGCTGCAGATTTTGATAGAACACCTATTTTAATGCCGAAATCCATTGCATTAATAAAGGCGCGCCAGGAAGCTTTGAGTCGCAGGGACAGTTACGAATCAGAAATTTACAATCCAACAAATTCACACCGAGAAATTAGTACATCAGTTAATATTCCAAAAATACAATTGTTATCCGATACTTCGGAAATTCCGAAAACGTTAGATATGGAGGAACAGTGTGAATCACATGTATTCTGCACCTCTCAACAATCTGATTCTGATTCAAGTGTTATTGAAAGCGAGGaggaaattacaattattaagaacccaaaatgtaaaaatgagaCGGAAAAATCGTTGATATCAGGCAAACAGACAGTTGCAAccgatgagaaaaaaaatgaagatacAACCAAAGATAATTGCAAAGATATTGAACATGATATGAAAACGATGCATATAAAGGATGACAGTATTGAAGTATGGTATGATTCAATATCATCAGAGGAGAATATTACAGGTAAGGAGGAGGAGAAAAACATTGTAGAAACGTTACCTAAAAAGAAAACTGCTAaagaagatataattataatgtttgatGACTGTACCACAACTAGTACTTTACCAAAACcgataaaaatagaagaagaTTGTCAGAAAAAGGGAGATATTggaggaagaaaaaagaagaccAAAATAGATGCTACACCTatatcaaatgaaaaaaagattttcagtCTTGAGACCAAAATCTCTGGAACTGAAACGCTTAAG AATCGAACACCTTTTGGCAATCGGTCTAATAATGATCCAGTACAAATCATAAACTCACCGCAACACTTATCAAGAAACAAGACTGTGTGTACTAAAACACAGCAAGAGAATACACCACCATGTAAGATGAACAATGCAAAGACTAAAAATGGACGTCATTGGGATCCAAATActacagtttttatttaa